A window from Kovacikia minuta CCNUW1 encodes these proteins:
- a CDS encoding WecB/TagA/CpsF family glycosyltransferase → MQTRVPSETPQLFSVLGLPVHLLNNYSNWLTSRAQQRIGCHVVTLNAEMTMQAEENPPLASIIHQADLVIPDGAGIVLYLRLHGRQMQRCPGIELSEALLQNFGQSPSLGSVFFFGGAPGVAQKAVEVWQEKVPGLAIAGTQHGYLSPEEEPVFHQRLKSLQPRLILVGLGVPRQEFWIAEHRALCPNAIWIGVGGSFDTWAGVKTRAPEWLRNNHLEWIYRLYQEPWRWRRMLALPKFALRALVYRLTQRLPVSSQG, encoded by the coding sequence ATGCAAACAAGGGTTCCATCAGAAACTCCCCAATTGTTTTCAGTTTTGGGACTCCCTGTTCATCTACTCAATAACTACTCAAACTGGCTGACTTCCCGCGCCCAACAACGCATCGGTTGCCACGTCGTTACACTCAACGCCGAAATGACGATGCAGGCAGAAGAAAACCCTCCGCTAGCCAGCATTATTCATCAGGCGGATCTCGTCATTCCTGATGGCGCAGGAATCGTCCTCTACCTTCGTTTGCATGGTAGACAAATGCAGCGCTGTCCTGGAATTGAACTATCAGAAGCTTTACTACAAAATTTTGGGCAGTCGCCCAGCCTTGGAAGTGTATTTTTCTTTGGAGGCGCTCCTGGCGTCGCTCAGAAAGCCGTAGAAGTTTGGCAGGAAAAAGTCCCCGGATTAGCGATCGCAGGCACCCAACATGGCTATCTTTCTCCAGAGGAAGAACCAGTCTTTCATCAACGTCTAAAAAGCCTCCAACCCCGCTTGATTCTGGTCGGTTTGGGAGTCCCCCGTCAGGAATTTTGGATTGCTGAGCATCGCGCCCTCTGTCCGAACGCAATCTGGATTGGTGTGGGCGGTAGCTTTGATACCTGGGCCGGTGTCAAAACCCGTGCCCCCGAATGGCTTCGCAACAACCATCTGGAATGGATATATCGTCTTTATCAAGAACCCTGGCGCTGGCGGCGGATGCTCGCTTTACCCAAATTTGCCCTGCGTGCTCTGGTTTATCGCCTAACCCAGCGACTCCCAGTCAGTAGTCAGGGGTGA
- the bioB gene encoding biotin synthase BioB, translated as MSTTLSKTLDRIAQIYHQPLPDLLFEAQRVHREHHDPHAVQLCTLCSIKTGLCPEDCAYCAQSVHNQATLEPEPLINADEVISQAKAAKANGATRFCMGAAWREVKDGPQFERVLDMVHQVAALEMEVCCTLGMLQPHQAQRLKAAGLTAYNHNLDTSPSYYGQVITTRTYQDRLETIRAVSEAGISVCCGGILGMGESIQDRLELLETLYGLEPTPESIPVNCLVPVVGTPLQDAPSVDPIDLVRLIATTRILFPKAMVRLSAGRLQMSEELQALCLLAGANSIFTGPVLLTTPNPDPNHDEKLLERLGMVPKVL; from the coding sequence ATGTCCACTACTCTCTCCAAAACCCTCGATCGTATCGCCCAGATTTACCACCAACCCCTCCCCGATTTACTGTTTGAAGCTCAGCGGGTTCACCGGGAACACCACGACCCCCATGCGGTACAACTCTGTACCCTGTGCAGCATCAAAACGGGCTTATGCCCAGAGGATTGTGCCTACTGCGCCCAAAGTGTCCACAATCAGGCGACGCTTGAGCCAGAACCACTGATCAACGCAGATGAGGTCATTTCCCAGGCAAAAGCAGCAAAAGCAAATGGGGCAACGCGGTTTTGCATGGGGGCTGCCTGGAGAGAGGTCAAAGATGGTCCCCAGTTTGAGCGAGTATTGGACATGGTGCACCAGGTTGCTGCCCTGGAAATGGAAGTTTGCTGTACCTTGGGTATGCTCCAACCCCACCAGGCTCAACGTCTGAAAGCTGCTGGGCTGACTGCCTACAATCACAATTTAGATACCTCTCCCAGCTACTATGGGCAGGTCATTACAACCCGCACCTATCAAGATCGGTTAGAGACAATTCGGGCGGTAAGTGAAGCCGGTATTTCAGTCTGCTGTGGCGGCATTTTGGGCATGGGCGAATCTATTCAAGATCGCCTGGAATTATTGGAAACCCTTTATGGCCTCGAACCCACTCCGGAGTCAATTCCAGTTAATTGCCTGGTTCCTGTGGTGGGAACTCCATTGCAGGATGCTCCATCTGTCGATCCGATCGACCTGGTGCGACTCATTGCTACGACCCGCATCCTCTTTCCCAAAGCAATGGTACGGCTGTCTGCGGGGCGGCTCCAAATGAGTGAAGAACTCCAGGCGCTCTGTTTGCTTGCCGGGGCAAATTCCATTTTTACAGGTCCTGTTTTGCTGACTACCCCTAACCCCGACCCTAACCACGATGAGAAATTATTGGAACGGCTTGGCATGGTGCCCAAGGTGTTATAA
- a CDS encoding Rossmann-fold NAD(P)-binding domain-containing protein, whose protein sequence is MPLRNRNGEILAETEQILLSASNAVKICLFRLGGIYGPGRELVKIFRRAAGTTRPGNGEDEANWVHLDDIVGAIDFARQHQLQGVYNLVSDIPTTTGKLLELVCTQNNLPPVSWDPSQPSLRPYNAKVSNQKLRAAGYQFIHPEILQTH, encoded by the coding sequence TTGCCCCTACGCAACCGTAACGGTGAGATCCTGGCTGAAACCGAGCAAATTCTGCTGAGTGCAAGTAACGCAGTAAAAATTTGTCTGTTTCGCTTGGGCGGTATCTATGGTCCCGGTCGCGAATTGGTGAAAATCTTCCGGCGGGCTGCCGGAACCACCCGCCCCGGAAATGGTGAAGACGAAGCTAATTGGGTACATCTGGACGATATTGTGGGGGCGATCGACTTTGCCAGACAGCATCAGCTCCAGGGAGTTTACAATCTGGTTTCCGATATCCCCACCACCACCGGTAAACTTCTCGAATTGGTTTGTACCCAAAATAACCTTCCCCCCGTCTCCTGGGACCCCTCCCAGCCCAGCCTGCGCCCCTACAACGCCAAAGTCTCAAACCAGAAACTAAGAGCCGCTGGATATCAATTCATCCACCCCGAAATCCTGCAAACCCACTAG
- a CDS encoding Rossmann-fold NAD(P)-binding domain-containing protein: MTNVAIIGCGYVGKAVARLWRQTLTVTATTTTFPLVGELETIAQRVVVLRGNDEQEMRSLLQDQQIVLLSVGARSAEAYEDTYLQTAKTLVTVLKDTPNVQQVIYTGSYVVYGNHQGAWVDETSEIAPTQP, from the coding sequence ATGACGAACGTTGCAATTATTGGTTGTGGTTACGTCGGTAAGGCGGTTGCTCGGCTTTGGCGGCAAACCCTCACGGTTACCGCTACGACCACCACCTTTCCCCTTGTAGGAGAACTGGAGACTATTGCCCAAAGAGTTGTCGTGTTACGGGGAAATGATGAACAAGAAATGCGATCGCTTCTGCAAGACCAGCAAATCGTATTGCTGAGTGTCGGTGCCAGAAGTGCGGAGGCTTACGAAGACACCTATCTGCAAACGGCTAAAACCCTGGTGACAGTCTTGAAGGACACCCCGAATGTGCAACAGGTGATCTATACAGGCAGCTATGTAGTGTATGGCAATCACCAGGGAGCCTGGGTAGACGAAACCTCCGAAATTGCCCCTACGCAACCGTAA
- a CDS encoding HAD family hydrolase, with translation MQIRAFIFDADGVVVHPWRFARYLEREHRITDAQTQEFFRGTFLNCLVGQADLKTELAPFLQKWGWRESVDTFLQRWLIEEDAVNIQLIGAIADLRNQGIRCYLATNQENYRASYMKQIMGFSRLFDGAFFSAEIGAIKPNLDFFEYVTAAIGQPPSSMLFWDDSEKNVQAARKHGWQAEQYTDFETFQMVLPKYI, from the coding sequence ATGCAAATCCGGGCGTTCATTTTCGATGCAGATGGGGTGGTAGTCCATCCCTGGCGATTTGCCAGATACCTGGAGCGAGAACATAGAATAACGGATGCTCAAACGCAAGAATTTTTTAGGGGGACTTTTTTGAATTGTCTGGTTGGGCAAGCTGATCTGAAAACTGAACTTGCTCCATTTTTGCAGAAGTGGGGCTGGAGAGAATCAGTCGATACATTTTTGCAGCGCTGGTTGATTGAGGAAGATGCGGTAAATATCCAGTTAATCGGGGCGATCGCAGACTTGCGAAACCAGGGCATCCGCTGCTACCTCGCCACCAACCAGGAGAACTATCGAGCCAGCTACATGAAGCAAATCATGGGGTTCTCCCGATTATTTGATGGGGCATTTTTCTCTGCCGAAATTGGTGCGATCAAGCCCAATCTTGATTTCTTTGAGTACGTAACTGCCGCGATCGGTCAGCCGCCTTCGAGTATGCTTTTCTGGGATGACTCAGAAAAGAACGTCCAGGCAGCACGAAAACACGGATGGCAGGCAGAGCAATATACAGATTTTGAAACCTTTCAGATGGTTCTTCCGAAGTACATTTGA
- a CDS encoding ABC transporter substrate-binding protein, producing MEQGKGNQRQGRLRIFSCTLVLPSAFCPLPSALSFLLPIALFLVSCDRQTPQSQNHPNATSNSPPILIGVALAQTSNLALLGQESVNGAKIAEKYFSDRGGINGTPLKLVYQDAGGDEAGAINAFQTLISRDKIAGIVGPSSSQQAFSADPIADRAQVPVIGPTNTAKGVPQIGNFIARVASPVTVLAPNSLKAALALNPKIKRVAVFYAQNDAFSQSETEIFQQAIKKESLEIITVQKFQTTDSDFQTQATAAINLKPDLMVISGLTADGGNLVRQIRELGYTGLIVGGNGFNTPNIFPLCKSLCDGVLVAQAYSPEHPNEINKAFRAAYVKQYQQEPPQFSAQGFTAVQVFVEALKTLDKQKKINQIPLTDLRIALNKQLLAGSYDTPLGEISFTPEGEVVQQGFYVAQIKMEPDGKKGRFIFLK from the coding sequence ATGGAACAGGGGAAAGGCAATCAGAGACAGGGTAGGCTGCGAATATTTTCCTGCACCCTCGTTTTACCCTCTGCCTTCTGCCCTCTGCCTTCTGCCCTCTCCTTTCTCCTTCCTATTGCCCTATTTCTGGTTAGCTGCGATCGCCAAACTCCTCAGTCCCAAAATCACCCTAACGCTACTTCCAACAGCCCGCCGATTCTAATTGGGGTAGCTTTGGCACAAACCAGTAATCTCGCTTTACTGGGGCAAGAGTCCGTGAATGGGGCAAAAATTGCTGAAAAGTACTTCAGCGATCGCGGTGGCATCAACGGGACACCCCTCAAACTGGTCTACCAGGATGCAGGTGGGGATGAAGCAGGAGCCATTAATGCCTTTCAGACGTTAATTAGTAGAGACAAAATCGCTGGGATTGTTGGTCCATCCTCCTCGCAGCAGGCGTTTAGTGCTGATCCGATCGCCGATCGTGCCCAAGTTCCTGTAATCGGACCCACCAACACGGCAAAAGGAGTTCCCCAGATTGGAAACTTCATTGCCCGTGTTGCCTCTCCTGTGACTGTGCTGGCTCCCAACTCGCTCAAAGCCGCGCTCGCCCTCAACCCCAAAATCAAACGAGTGGCAGTGTTCTACGCTCAGAACGATGCCTTCAGCCAATCGGAAACAGAGATTTTTCAGCAGGCGATCAAAAAAGAAAGTCTGGAAATTATCACAGTTCAGAAGTTCCAGACCACCGATAGCGACTTTCAAACTCAGGCAACGGCTGCTATTAACCTCAAACCAGACCTGATGGTAATCTCTGGACTGACTGCCGACGGGGGCAATTTGGTGCGCCAGATTCGGGAGTTGGGTTACACAGGGCTAATCGTCGGTGGTAATGGATTTAATACTCCAAATATTTTCCCCCTCTGTAAAAGCCTTTGTGATGGCGTTCTGGTTGCCCAGGCATACAGCCCAGAGCATCCCAACGAAATCAACAAAGCATTTCGTGCCGCTTACGTTAAGCAATACCAGCAAGAACCTCCCCAATTCAGTGCCCAGGGATTTACAGCCGTTCAGGTATTTGTGGAAGCGCTCAAAACCCTGGATAAACAGAAAAAAATTAATCAGATCCCCTTAACCGATTTGCGTATTGCGTTAAACAAGCAACTGCTGGCAGGCAGCTACGACACACCACTGGGGGAAATTTCTTTCACTCCAGAAGGGGAAGTTGTGCAACAGGGATTTTATGTCGCTCAGATTAAAATGGAGCCGGATGGTAAAAAGGGCAGATTTATTTTCTTGAAATAG
- a CDS encoding ABC transporter substrate-binding protein, whose protein sequence is MNAVNRFPALFATLAISLAACSQSNPGTTSSTASPQATGGSATGPIVIGIGVAQTSNVALLGQEEVAGAKIAEKYFNDKGGINGTPIKLAFQDTAGDEAGAINAFQTLINRDKVVGIVGPTLSQQAFSANPIANSAKVPVIGPSNTAKGIPQIGEFVSRVSAPVSVVAPNSVKAALKINPKLKRVATFYAQNDAFSKSETEIFQQTVKDQGLDTVTVQKFQTTDTDFQSQATAALNAKPDLVIISGLAADGGNLVRQLRELGYKGLIIGGNGLNTSNLFPVCKALCDGVLIAQAYSPEYPGVVNKAFREIYVSQYKKEPPQFSAQTFTGVQVFVEALKALDSKKKVAQIPLPALRVDLNKQLLIGKYDTPIGEISFTPEGEIIQKQFYVAQIKMDSDGNNGKFVFLK, encoded by the coding sequence ATGAACGCTGTGAATCGATTCCCTGCTTTGTTTGCCACCCTTGCGATCTCCCTTGCCGCCTGTAGTCAATCCAATCCAGGGACAACCTCTTCGACCGCTTCACCCCAGGCGACCGGTGGGTCTGCAACTGGGCCGATCGTGATCGGCATTGGGGTTGCCCAAACCAGTAACGTGGCGCTGTTGGGGCAGGAGGAAGTTGCCGGGGCAAAAATTGCTGAGAAGTATTTCAACGATAAGGGCGGGATTAATGGCACCCCAATTAAGTTGGCCTTTCAGGATACGGCAGGGGATGAAGCCGGAGCTATCAATGCATTTCAGACGTTGATTAACCGGGACAAAGTGGTGGGTATTGTGGGTCCAACCCTTTCCCAGCAGGCGTTCAGTGCAAATCCGATCGCCAACAGTGCCAAAGTCCCTGTAATTGGTCCCTCTAACACAGCAAAGGGCATTCCCCAGATTGGCGAATTTGTATCCCGTGTCTCGGCTCCTGTTTCCGTTGTTGCGCCCAACTCGGTTAAAGCTGCACTCAAAATCAATCCCAAACTTAAGCGGGTGGCGACTTTTTACGCCCAAAACGATGCCTTTAGCAAATCTGAAACAGAGATTTTTCAGCAGACGGTTAAAGACCAGGGCTTGGATACTGTGACAGTACAAAAATTCCAAACCACTGATACCGACTTTCAGAGTCAGGCAACCGCTGCGTTGAACGCCAAGCCTGACCTGGTGATTATTTCCGGCTTGGCGGCTGATGGCGGTAATCTGGTTCGGCAACTGCGAGAATTGGGCTACAAAGGTTTGATTATTGGCGGCAATGGATTGAATACGTCGAACCTGTTTCCAGTTTGTAAAGCCCTTTGTGATGGAGTGTTGATCGCCCAGGCGTATAGCCCTGAATATCCGGGTGTTGTTAACAAAGCCTTTCGGGAGATCTATGTCAGCCAGTACAAGAAAGAGCCGCCTCAATTCAGTGCCCAAACTTTTACCGGCGTCCAGGTATTTGTTGAGGCACTCAAGGCCTTGGATAGCAAGAAGAAGGTCGCTCAGATTCCGCTACCCGCTTTACGGGTTGACCTGAATAAACAATTGCTGATCGGTAAGTACGACACCCCGATCGGTGAAATTTCTTTTACCCCAGAAGGGGAAATTATTCAGAAACAGTTTTATGTTGCCCAAATCAAAATGGACTCGGATGGGAATAACGGTAAGTTTGTCTTTTTGAAATAA